A portion of the Sphingorhabdus pulchriflava genome contains these proteins:
- a CDS encoding cryptochrome/photolyase family protein gives MAQTLILILGDQLTPGVSSLRGARPDKALVLMAEVAGEAGYVRHHKKKIAFLFSAMRHFAEELCADGWTVDYVRLDDADNSGSLAGEVLRAADRHGVSQFRVTEPGEWRVLQELQVLDTVIDLEILPDDRFIASHAEFESWAEGRKALRMEYFYRDMRRKTGLLMDGDAPAGGQWNFDQDNRKAASRDLLMPQPLRFAPDATMREVLDLVETHFADHFGTLEPFWFATTRTDAKAAFAHFLKTALPRFGDYQDAMLAGEKFLYHAVVSLYLNCGLLDPLEMCRAVEAEYRAGRAPLNAVEGFIRQIIGWREYVRGIYWREGPDYVRRNALQATRRLPAFYWSADTEMACVKACVEQTRDEAYAHHIQRLMVTGNFALLAGVDPHELHEWYLAVYADAYEWVEAPNTVGMSQFADGGLLASKPYVASGAYIDRMSDYCRGCAYDVKAKAGPKACPFNYLYWDFISRHHDRLKGNPRMAQMVRTYDRFSDARKAEIKTDSARFLLSMETRNQEPL, from the coding sequence ATGGCGCAGACGCTTATCCTGATTTTGGGGGACCAACTGACTCCCGGCGTATCCTCGCTGCGCGGCGCTCGTCCCGATAAGGCCCTGGTGCTGATGGCCGAAGTGGCGGGCGAGGCGGGCTATGTGCGCCATCATAAAAAGAAGATCGCCTTTCTATTTTCTGCAATGCGCCACTTCGCGGAGGAGCTGTGCGCCGATGGCTGGACGGTCGATTATGTCCGGTTGGATGATGCGGATAACAGCGGCAGTTTGGCGGGCGAAGTTCTGCGCGCAGCCGACCGGCATGGCGTATCCCAATTCCGTGTGACCGAACCGGGTGAATGGCGCGTGCTGCAGGAATTGCAGGTGCTCGATACCGTCATAGACCTCGAAATCCTGCCCGACGATCGCTTCATCGCCAGCCATGCCGAATTCGAAAGCTGGGCAGAGGGCCGCAAGGCGCTGCGCATGGAATATTTCTATCGCGACATGCGGCGCAAGACCGGGCTGCTGATGGATGGCGATGCGCCGGCGGGCGGGCAGTGGAACTTCGATCAGGACAATCGCAAGGCGGCATCACGCGATCTGCTAATGCCACAGCCGCTGCGTTTCGCGCCTGATGCGACTATGCGCGAAGTACTCGATCTGGTCGAGACGCACTTTGCCGACCATTTCGGCACGCTTGAGCCCTTCTGGTTTGCCACCACCCGCACCGATGCCAAAGCGGCTTTTGCGCATTTCCTGAAAACTGCACTGCCGCGTTTCGGCGACTATCAGGATGCAATGCTGGCGGGAGAGAAGTTCCTCTATCACGCGGTGGTCTCGCTATACTTGAATTGCGGCCTGCTCGACCCGCTTGAAATGTGCCGCGCGGTCGAGGCCGAATATCGCGCGGGTCGCGCCCCGCTGAACGCTGTCGAGGGTTTCATCCGCCAGATCATCGGCTGGCGCGAATATGTGCGCGGTATCTATTGGCGCGAGGGGCCGGACTATGTCCGCCGCAACGCACTGCAGGCCACACGGCGCTTGCCCGCATTCTACTGGAGCGCAGATACCGAAATGGCCTGCGTGAAGGCCTGTGTCGAACAGACGCGGGACGAGGCCTATGCGCATCATATCCAGCGGCTGATGGTCACCGGCAATTTCGCGCTTCTCGCTGGCGTCGATCCACACGAACTGCATGAATGGTATCTCGCCGTTTATGCCGATGCCTATGAATGGGTGGAGGCCCCGAATACGGTCGGGATGAGCCAGTTTGCCGATGGCGGCCTGCTCGCCTCCAAGCCCTATGTCGCGAGCGGGGCCTATATCGACCGGATGTCCGACTATTGCCGCGGCTGTGCTTATGATGTGAAGGCCAAGGCGGGGCCAAAGGCCTGCCCGTTCAACTATCTTTACTGGGATTTTATCTCGCGGCATCATGACCGGCTGAAGGGCAATCCGCGTATGGCGCAGATGGTGCGGACGTACGACCGTTTCAGTGACGCCCGCAAAGCCGAAATCAAAACGGATTCGGCGCGCTTCCTATTGTCCATGGAAACCCGTAATCAGGAACCTCTATGA
- a CDS encoding DUF3429 domain-containing protein: MTEPATSLDPLAKWLGYAGLLPQLLAVAMLLDDASFKWIAIAGGYGYAAFIFSFLGGVWWGLALNAVQPPRWIYVAAVAPSLISLASYLPWVRGWDWPAPSLWILTIGLLLSPLVDRALAQAIALPKGWLRLRVHLSTGLGLLTAALAIA; the protein is encoded by the coding sequence ATGACTGAACCCGCCACATCGCTTGATCCCCTCGCCAAATGGCTCGGCTATGCCGGGCTGCTGCCGCAATTGCTGGCCGTTGCGATGCTGCTCGACGATGCCTCCTTCAAATGGATCGCGATCGCTGGGGGCTATGGCTATGCGGCATTTATTTTTAGCTTTCTGGGCGGCGTCTGGTGGGGTTTGGCCCTGAATGCCGTCCAACCGCCGCGCTGGATCTATGTCGCTGCCGTCGCGCCCAGCCTGATTTCGCTGGCATCCTATCTTCCATGGGTCAGGGGCTGGGATTGGCCAGCGCCCTCGCTGTGGATATTGACTATTGGGCTTTTGCTGTCGCCGCTGGTCGATCGGGCGCTTGCGCAAGCTATCGCACTGCCCAAAGGCTGGCTGCGCCTGCGCGTACATCTGTCGACCGGGCTGGGGCTGTTAACCGCAGCACTCGCTATCGCCTGA
- a CDS encoding energy transducer TonB, which yields MAYADQDGMSSSRLVSIIIVALLHAFLGYALVTGLAYEAVQQVKAKLNVVDVKEEEPPEEEPPPEPEKQIEPPVVSPPPLVTTVTPPPTVRTVDTPPPAAPIVPTAAPPAPAAPPPPPPVAKRPNPIPKGNPGNWANTNDYPSRALQQEREGTTGFRVTVGPDGRVQSCSITSSSGHADLDDATCKNIQRRGRFDPALDSSGNPTSGSWSSRVRWQIPK from the coding sequence ATGGCATATGCTGATCAAGATGGAATGAGTTCGAGCCGCCTGGTCTCGATCATCATCGTCGCGCTCCTTCACGCTTTCCTTGGCTATGCGTTGGTTACCGGTCTTGCTTATGAGGCGGTACAACAGGTCAAGGCAAAGCTGAACGTCGTCGACGTGAAGGAAGAAGAACCACCTGAAGAGGAACCGCCGCCAGAGCCGGAAAAGCAGATCGAGCCGCCCGTCGTCTCGCCGCCGCCGCTCGTGACAACGGTTACGCCTCCCCCGACCGTACGGACTGTGGACACACCTCCACCGGCCGCGCCGATCGTGCCGACTGCAGCTCCGCCTGCGCCTGCCGCTCCGCCACCGCCTCCGCCGGTCGCCAAGCGCCCGAACCCGATTCCAAAGGGTAATCCGGGCAACTGGGCGAATACCAACGACTATCCGTCGCGTGCTTTGCAGCAGGAACGCGAAGGTACTACCGGCTTCCGCGTAACCGTGGGTCCAGATGGTCGTGTGCAATCTTGCTCGATCACGTCTTCCAGCGGCCATGCCGATCTTGACGATGCGACCTGCAAGAACATCCAGCGTCGTGGCCGCTTTGATCCAGCACTGGATAGCAGTGGTAATCCCACATCGGGTTCGTGGTCCAGCCGCGTCCGTTGGCAGATACCGAAGTAA
- a CDS encoding MotA/TolQ/ExbB proton channel family protein, translating into MSIAILTAAAANEAAAAQKFGLIPALNEGGPISWAIFSVMVIMSVFSFYIMFTKLIEQQKVLNQAKQVKAGFWRANSLEEGAAKLDKNSAFRQLVDDGISAQKQHGLLTDPVEAHDWLHGAMSRSEESINNKLSGGLAFLATVGATAPFVGLLGTVIGIYSALIKIGIAGQADIGKIAGPVGEALIMTAIGLFVAVPAVLAYNWLQARNKTIARSLASFSNDVLGYITSGGKVKPAVSAAPAAKPAAAPAAAVKK; encoded by the coding sequence ATGTCGATTGCAATTCTCACTGCAGCCGCTGCTAACGAAGCCGCCGCCGCACAAAAATTCGGCCTCATCCCCGCACTGAACGAAGGCGGCCCTATTAGCTGGGCAATCTTCAGCGTGATGGTGATCATGTCAGTTTTCTCGTTCTACATCATGTTCACCAAGCTTATCGAGCAGCAGAAGGTTTTGAACCAGGCCAAGCAGGTGAAAGCCGGTTTCTGGCGCGCCAACAGCCTGGAAGAAGGCGCTGCCAAGCTTGACAAGAACAGCGCATTCCGCCAGCTCGTCGACGACGGCATCTCGGCGCAGAAGCAGCATGGCCTGCTGACCGATCCCGTTGAAGCCCATGACTGGCTGCACGGCGCGATGTCGCGTTCAGAAGAATCGATCAACAACAAGCTTTCGGGCGGCCTTGCCTTCCTCGCGACCGTGGGCGCGACCGCTCCGTTCGTGGGTCTGCTCGGTACCGTTATCGGCATCTACTCGGCGCTGATTAAAATCGGTATCGCTGGTCAGGCCGACATCGGCAAGATCGCCGGTCCGGTTGGTGAAGCTCTGATCATGACCGCCATCGGTCTGTTCGTCGCTGTTCCTGCGGTGCTTGCCTATAACTGGCTGCAGGCGCGTAACAAGACCATCGCCCGTAGCCTGGCATCGTTCTCGAACGACGTTCTCGGCTACATCACTTCGGGCGGCAAGGTGAAGCCTGCAGTTTCGGCTGCACCGGCTGCCAAGCCTGCTGCTGCTCCGGCCGCTGCTGTAAAGAAGTAA
- a CDS encoding DUF2256 domain-containing protein, which produces MAKMRKKSDLPTKICAACGLPFTWRKKWERDWDNVRFCSDRCRSGKARARA; this is translated from the coding sequence ATGGCCAAGATGCGCAAGAAATCGGACCTGCCGACAAAGATCTGCGCGGCATGCGGCCTGCCCTTCACCTGGCGCAAGAAATGGGAGCGCGACTGGGACAATGTGCGTTTCTGCTCCGACCGCTGCCGGTCAGGCAAGGCGCGCGCCCGCGCTTAG
- a CDS encoding SDR family NAD(P)-dependent oxidoreductase produces MHLPPAPGLNACIFGASGGIGAAFVRQLQAQPEIACVHAGARSNIDGNPKVRPFAFDLNDEASIADAAITIGSPDLAIVATGMLHSASIQPEKSLKIQTPEAYAAAFAVNTIGPALIGKHLLPRLPKDRRSVFAVLSARVGSISDNRLGGWHAYRASKAALNMIVRNFAIEMARTHPQAIIVALHPGTADTALSQPFQRGVAENKLFTPDYAAGRMLDVLAGLTPEESGHLFAWDGERIAF; encoded by the coding sequence ATGCACTTACCGCCCGCACCAGGTCTGAATGCCTGCATTTTTGGAGCAAGCGGCGGTATCGGCGCGGCGTTTGTTCGCCAGTTGCAAGCCCAACCGGAAATAGCCTGTGTTCATGCGGGAGCGCGTTCGAACATCGATGGCAACCCAAAAGTTCGGCCTTTCGCTTTCGACCTGAACGATGAAGCGAGCATCGCTGATGCGGCCATCACCATCGGTTCTCCGGATCTGGCGATTGTCGCCACCGGTATGTTGCATTCGGCCAGTATCCAGCCCGAAAAGAGCCTGAAAATACAAACGCCGGAGGCGTATGCAGCCGCCTTTGCGGTCAATACAATCGGCCCCGCGTTGATTGGAAAGCATCTGCTACCCCGCCTGCCTAAAGATCGGCGCAGCGTCTTTGCGGTCCTTTCCGCCCGCGTCGGTTCAATCTCAGATAACCGGCTGGGCGGTTGGCATGCATATCGGGCATCCAAAGCGGCGCTCAATATGATCGTGCGCAACTTCGCCATCGAAATGGCGCGCACCCATCCTCAGGCGATCATCGTCGCGCTGCACCCCGGCACTGCTGACACTGCGCTGTCGCAGCCATTCCAGCGCGGGGTAGCGGAAAACAAATTGTTCACCCCGGATTATGCTGCGGGGCGGATGCTCGACGTGCTGGCCGGGCTGACCCCCGAAGAGAGCGGCCACCTGTTCGCATGGGATGGCGAGAGGATCGCCTTCTGA
- a CDS encoding (2Fe-2S)-binding protein: protein MTKLTVNDRPVEYRMDPQTPLLWALRDASNLTGTKFGCGQGDCGACIVDIDGEALRSCLVTLAEAEGRFVTTIEKLSVDRSHPLQQAFVAAGAVQCGFCTPGMIMAASILLKKNASPTDADIDAAITNICRCGVYPRVRDAIQRAARVMRGEARLSVAPPPGITPEDAAAAVPALRLKKD from the coding sequence ATGACCAAGCTTACCGTCAACGACCGCCCGGTCGAATATCGCATGGACCCGCAGACGCCCTTGTTGTGGGCGTTGCGGGATGCGTCCAATCTGACGGGTACCAAATTCGGTTGCGGGCAGGGCGATTGCGGTGCCTGCATTGTCGACATCGACGGCGAAGCACTGCGTTCCTGCCTTGTGACGCTGGCAGAGGCGGAAGGTCGCTTCGTTACGACGATCGAAAAACTGTCGGTCGACCGCAGCCATCCCTTGCAGCAGGCCTTTGTGGCGGCGGGAGCCGTCCAGTGCGGGTTCTGCACGCCGGGAATGATCATGGCGGCGTCGATCCTGCTCAAGAAAAATGCCAGCCCGACTGATGCCGATATCGATGCGGCGATCACCAATATCTGCCGCTGCGGTGTCTATCCACGGGTGCGCGATGCCATTCAGCGTGCGGCGCGGGTGATGCGCGGCGAAGCGCGGCTCTCGGTCGCCCCACCCCCAGGTATCACGCCCGAAGATGCCGCTGCCGCTGTGCCTGCATTGCGGCTAAAGAAGGACTGA
- the gluQRS gene encoding tRNA glutamyl-Q(34) synthetase GluQRS, which yields MDTIYGNSVGKIAGITFAPQQVVATRFAPSPNGRLHVGHAFSAMCAHDFARAFGGKFLLRIEDIDGTRSRAEHVAAIIEDMQWLGLQHDGEVIYQSQRIGAYAAALEQLKAMGLVYRCWCTRSEIAEALKHKPVRHGPDGPVYPGTCRGRRHGQGDFCWRLDMAAAVGQTGPLSWTDLVAGPQQADPMQFGDVIVWRKDAPASYHLAATLDDAADGISHVVRGLDLFAYTTIHRILQALLALAEPLYWHHPLLLDEKGEKLAKSRLSQPLAELRAEGISGIALIEQVRQGKLPLGIARSNA from the coding sequence ATGGACACCATATATGGTAATTCTGTGGGTAAAATAGCAGGCATTACATTTGCACCACAGCAGGTCGTGGCCACCCGCTTTGCACCCAGCCCCAACGGTCGGTTGCATGTCGGCCATGCCTTTTCGGCGATGTGCGCGCATGATTTTGCCCGTGCCTTTGGCGGCAAATTCCTGCTGCGGATTGAGGATATCGACGGCACCCGCAGCCGGGCGGAGCATGTCGCCGCGATCATCGAGGATATGCAGTGGCTTGGATTGCAGCATGACGGGGAGGTGATTTACCAGTCCCAGCGGATTGGCGCCTATGCGGCCGCGCTGGAACAGTTGAAGGCAATGGGGCTGGTCTATCGCTGCTGGTGCACCCGCAGTGAAATTGCCGAAGCGCTGAAGCATAAACCGGTGCGTCATGGCCCCGACGGCCCGGTCTATCCAGGAACGTGCCGGGGCAGACGCCACGGGCAGGGCGACTTTTGCTGGCGGCTCGATATGGCGGCTGCAGTCGGGCAAACAGGCCCACTAAGCTGGACCGATCTGGTCGCCGGGCCGCAGCAGGCAGACCCCATGCAGTTCGGCGATGTCATAGTGTGGCGCAAGGATGCACCCGCCAGTTACCATTTGGCGGCAACGCTCGATGATGCTGCGGATGGTATCAGCCATGTGGTGCGCGGGCTGGACCTGTTTGCCTATACGACAATCCACCGCATTTTGCAGGCGCTGCTCGCGCTGGCAGAACCCCTCTACTGGCATCATCCCCTGCTGCTGGATGAAAAAGGCGAAAAGCTGGCAAAGTCGCGTTTGTCGCAACCGCTTGCCGAATTGCGCGCAGAGGGCATTTCCGGTATCGCGCTGATTGAGCAAGTGCGGCAAGGAAAGCTTCCGCTTGGCATCGCCCGGTCCAACGCCTAG
- a CDS encoding cob(I)yrinic acid a,c-diamide adenosyltransferase yields MVKLNKIYTRTGDNGTTGLVDGSRRSKADARMHAIGEVDEANSALGIAIAALERGGGEAQLVSGLRRIQNDLFDLGADIATPGDDFTPGEMTLRIVLAQIDWLEAAIDAANEQLPALTSFILPGGSEAAAAMHLARAVTRRAERALVSAAAGEAINPLATTYLNRLSDYLFVLCRLINKDRGGDILWVPGASR; encoded by the coding sequence ATGGTCAAGCTCAACAAGATTTACACACGCACCGGTGACAACGGTACAACCGGGCTTGTAGATGGCTCGCGCCGGTCAAAGGCCGATGCGCGGATGCACGCAATTGGCGAAGTCGACGAAGCCAACAGCGCGCTTGGCATTGCCATCGCCGCATTGGAGCGCGGCGGCGGAGAAGCGCAACTGGTCTCGGGATTGCGCCGCATTCAGAACGACCTGTTTGATTTGGGCGCCGACATCGCAACCCCGGGGGATGATTTCACGCCGGGAGAAATGACGCTGCGTATCGTTCTAGCGCAGATCGACTGGCTGGAAGCGGCGATTGATGCCGCCAATGAGCAACTCCCTGCACTGACCAGCTTCATCCTTCCAGGCGGCAGCGAGGCAGCGGCGGCGATGCATCTGGCGCGTGCGGTCACACGCCGGGCCGAACGGGCGCTGGTATCGGCGGCGGCTGGTGAGGCCATCAATCCGCTGGCGACGACCTATCTCAACCGGTTGTCCGACTATCTGTTTGTACTCTGCCGTCTGATCAACAAGGATCGGGGCGGTGACATATTGTGGGTGCCTGGCGCGTCGCGTTAG
- a CDS encoding HNH endonuclease → MYHAGSFQAAERARHPDNCPALVLNADYTPLSYYPLSLWPWQTAIKAVFLEKVDIVASYERHVHSPSRDMQIPSVIALRQYVKPSEHPAFTRFNLFLRDKFECQYCGCTDNLTFDHIVPRRLGGRTSWENVTTACLPCNLKKGGRTPAQAHMQLRMAAIRPTSWQLQDRGRGFPPNYLHDSWRDWLYWDIELEA, encoded by the coding sequence ATGTACCACGCCGGATCATTCCAAGCTGCAGAGCGGGCACGACATCCCGATAATTGTCCTGCGCTTGTCCTGAACGCTGACTATACCCCGCTCAGCTATTATCCATTGAGCCTCTGGCCCTGGCAAACCGCGATCAAGGCGGTGTTCCTCGAAAAGGTCGATATCGTCGCCAGCTATGAACGCCATGTTCACAGCCCAAGCCGTGACATGCAGATCCCCTCGGTCATTGCGCTGCGCCAATATGTGAAGCCCAGCGAGCATCCGGCCTTCACCCGGTTCAACCTGTTTTTACGCGACAAGTTTGAGTGCCAATATTGCGGCTGCACTGACAATTTGACCTTTGATCATATCGTCCCGCGCCGTCTGGGCGGGCGGACAAGTTGGGAAAATGTCACCACCGCTTGCCTGCCGTGCAACCTGAAAAAAGGCGGGCGCACACCTGCGCAGGCACATATGCAGCTACGCATGGCGGCGATCCGCCCGACCAGCTGGCAATTGCAGGATCGCGGCCGCGGCTTCCCACCCAATTATCTTCACGATAGCTGGCGCGACTGGCTCTATTGGGACATTGAGCTGGAAGCCTGA
- a CDS encoding ABC1 kinase family protein, giving the protein MSDPRYRKVPSARLSRLASFGQLAGGIAGGVLAEGARKLASGERPRLSDLLLTPANAVRVTEQLSRLRGAAMKLGQMISMDAGDVLPAELTAILARLRDAAHFMPPAQLNKVLIAEWGADWRRKFAHFEARPIAAASIGQVHRATLPDGTLLAIKVQYPGVADSIDADVDNVASLLRMSNLLPSTLDIAPLLIEAKRQLHEEADYIREAEQMQRYRQLLDGESDFIVPSPYPELSGKRVLAMDFIAGQSIETLETAPQDVRDSTMAALLDLVLRELFEFGFMQTDPNFANYRWQPESGRIVLLDFGAARAVPEKTVASYRRLMLAGLAQDHDALRDALIEIGFVSPVTLQRHRPALDGMIDILMTHLGKPGLFDFADRSFVDRVRRHAETIIADKAAWHVPPADTLFVQRKVSGTALLAIRMQARLPLLEMVARKVGAGD; this is encoded by the coding sequence ATGAGCGATCCGCGCTATCGCAAAGTGCCGTCGGCGCGGCTGTCTCGTCTGGCCTCTTTTGGTCAATTGGCCGGCGGCATTGCAGGCGGCGTACTGGCCGAAGGGGCCCGTAAACTCGCAAGCGGCGAGCGCCCGCGCCTGTCGGACCTGCTGCTGACCCCGGCCAATGCGGTGCGCGTAACCGAACAGCTTTCGCGGCTGCGTGGGGCAGCCATGAAGCTGGGGCAGATGATCTCGATGGATGCGGGTGATGTTCTGCCAGCCGAACTGACCGCGATCCTCGCCCGTTTGCGCGATGCCGCCCATTTCATGCCTCCCGCCCAGCTCAATAAAGTGCTGATTGCCGAATGGGGTGCAGACTGGCGGCGCAAGTTCGCGCATTTCGAGGCGAGGCCGATCGCGGCAGCCTCGATCGGGCAGGTCCACCGGGCCACGCTTCCCGACGGCACATTGCTCGCGATCAAGGTACAGTATCCGGGTGTGGCCGACAGCATCGATGCCGATGTCGATAATGTGGCCAGCCTGCTACGCATGTCGAACCTGCTGCCCTCGACGCTTGATATCGCGCCGCTGCTGATCGAAGCTAAACGGCAATTGCATGAGGAAGCCGATTATATCCGCGAGGCGGAGCAGATGCAGCGCTATCGGCAATTGCTGGACGGGGAATCCGATTTCATCGTTCCGTCGCCATATCCGGAACTTTCTGGAAAACGGGTGCTGGCGATGGATTTCATTGCCGGCCAGTCAATCGAGACGCTAGAGACTGCTCCACAAGACGTGCGGGACAGCACAATGGCCGCCTTGCTCGATCTGGTGCTGCGCGAATTGTTCGAGTTCGGTTTCATGCAGACTGACCCCAATTTCGCCAATTATCGCTGGCAGCCGGAAAGCGGGCGGATTGTCCTGCTCGATTTCGGAGCGGCGCGGGCGGTACCGGAAAAGACGGTCGCATCCTATCGGCGGCTGATGCTCGCAGGATTGGCACAGGATCATGACGCCCTGCGCGATGCGTTGATCGAAATCGGATTTGTTTCCCCCGTCACCTTGCAACGCCACCGGCCCGCGCTCGACGGGATGATCGATATATTGATGACGCATCTGGGCAAGCCCGGGCTGTTCGACTTTGCCGACCGCAGCTTTGTCGATCGCGTGCGCCGCCATGCTGAAACGATTATTGCCGACAAGGCGGCGTGGCATGTCCCGCCCGCCGACACGCTTTTCGTGCAAAGGAAGGTTAGCGGCACGGCCTTGCTGGCAATCCGCATGCAGGCCCGATTGCCGTTGCTTGAAATGGTTGCCCGCAAGGTGGGCGCGGGCGACTAA
- a CDS encoding thiol-disulfide oxidoreductase DCC family protein: MSAAQKITVWFDSGCPLCRKEIALMRRLDRAHRINFVDATDHATSCPLDRADMLARFHAMENGKLLSGAAAFAAMWRVIPVLRPLGLMARVPGVLRLLEWGYLHFLRVRPRLQRWLA, encoded by the coding sequence ATGAGTGCAGCACAAAAGATTACGGTCTGGTTCGACAGCGGCTGCCCTCTTTGCCGGAAAGAGATTGCGCTGATGCGCCGACTGGATCGCGCGCACCGGATCAACTTTGTCGATGCAACCGATCACGCCACAAGCTGTCCACTGGACCGCGCAGACATGCTTGCCCGCTTCCATGCGATGGAGAATGGTAAGCTCTTGTCCGGAGCTGCGGCTTTCGCCGCCATGTGGCGCGTCATACCTGTGCTGCGACCGCTGGGGCTGATGGCGCGGGTGCCGGGTGTGCTGCGGCTGCTTGAATGGGGGTATCTGCATTTCCTGCGCGTGCGCCCGCGTTTGCAAAGGTGGTTGGCATGA
- a CDS encoding HIG1 domain-containing protein — translation MAALLIIALIIVMGFVVYSVVRGLQAFAKMDPNDVDENGIPRSLGKQNQMMFARVKYQAIAVALVAIIVIGGAFAN, via the coding sequence ATGGCCGCCTTACTTATCATCGCCCTGATCATCGTTATGGGATTTGTGGTTTATTCGGTCGTTCGCGGACTTCAGGCCTTTGCCAAGATGGATCCGAACGATGTCGACGAAAACGGCATTCCCCGTTCGCTTGGCAAACAGAATCAAATGATGTTCGCGCGCGTCAAATATCAGGCGATAGCTGTCGCTCTGGTCGCGATTATCGTCATTGGCGGGGCGTTCGCGAACTAA
- a CDS encoding FAD-binding domain-containing protein: protein MLQVVWFKRDLRLEDHAALCAAAIRDRILPLVIVEPDYWRQPDVSARQWNFWRACITDLGEAIAAKGGRLCIRVGDAVSVLSAIKAEHGPFVLRAHEETGNEWTFDRDKAVRRWCKTEGIAFEENRQFGVWRGRKVNRDRWAQAWDRMMAMPAQPVPPLLMWERSVTDNLPDAAELGLTEDGVQVVPLAGRAQALATLHSFLHERGEHYTREMSSPLSGETACSRLSWHLAYGSLSIRETLQAAQARYRELPLSEKAWRQSLRSFIARLHWHCHFIQKLESEPEAEYRPMARIYDGLRPRPADAAKLAAWSEGRTGYPFIDAAMRYLNATGWINFRMRAMLMSFASYDLWLHWQESGLVLARKFIDYEPGIHWPQCQMQAGETGINTIRIYSPVKQGYDQDPTGVFIRRWLPELADVPDAWLHEPWKLTEEDRERLCPDYPDRIVDHAAAAKFAKDAIYALRRKPEARAEAKAVVQKHGSRKRTADRKRAGVKADQLKLAL from the coding sequence ATGCTGCAGGTCGTCTGGTTCAAACGCGATTTGCGGCTGGAGGATCATGCGGCCTTGTGCGCGGCGGCGATCCGCGACCGTATCTTGCCGCTGGTTATCGTCGAACCCGATTATTGGCGGCAGCCCGATGTTTCGGCACGGCAATGGAATTTCTGGCGGGCCTGCATCACCGATCTGGGCGAGGCCATAGCCGCAAAGGGCGGGCGGCTTTGCATCCGGGTCGGAGACGCGGTGAGTGTGCTGTCCGCAATCAAGGCCGAACACGGCCCCTTCGTGCTGCGCGCGCATGAGGAAACCGGTAACGAATGGACCTTTGATCGCGACAAGGCCGTCCGTCGCTGGTGCAAGACAGAGGGTATCGCGTTCGAGGAAAACCGGCAGTTCGGCGTCTGGCGCGGGCGAAAGGTCAACCGCGATCGCTGGGCGCAGGCTTGGGACCGGATGATGGCGATGCCAGCGCAACCTGTCCCCCCATTGTTGATGTGGGAGCGGAGCGTGACCGATAATCTGCCGGACGCAGCAGAACTGGGTCTGACAGAAGACGGCGTGCAAGTGGTTCCCCTGGCTGGCCGTGCTCAAGCCCTCGCCACGCTGCACAGCTTCCTGCACGAACGCGGCGAACATTATACCCGCGAAATGTCGTCGCCACTTAGTGGGGAAACCGCTTGCTCGCGATTGTCATGGCATCTGGCCTATGGTTCGCTCTCGATCCGCGAAACCCTGCAAGCGGCGCAGGCGCGCTATCGTGAACTGCCTCTATCGGAAAAGGCGTGGCGGCAATCGCTGCGCAGCTTCATCGCGCGGTTGCACTGGCACTGCCATTTCATCCAGAAACTCGAAAGCGAGCCCGAGGCCGAATATCGCCCGATGGCGCGCATCTATGACGGGCTGCGTCCGCGTCCGGCTGATGCAGCCAAATTGGCGGCGTGGAGCGAAGGCCGCACCGGCTATCCCTTCATCGACGCCGCCATGCGTTATCTGAACGCCACCGGCTGGATCAATTTCCGCATGCGCGCGATGCTCATGAGTTTTGCGAGCTACGATCTGTGGTTGCACTGGCAGGAAAGCGGCCTCGTGCTCGCGCGCAAATTCATCGATTACGAACCCGGCATCCACTGGCCGCAATGCCAGATGCAGGCGGGCGAGACGGGTATCAACACCATACGCATCTATTCCCCGGTGAAGCAGGGATATGACCAGGACCCGACGGGCGTCTTCATCCGCCGTTGGCTGCCCGAACTGGCGGATGTGCCCGATGCCTGGCTGCACGAACCATGGAAACTGACGGAGGAGGACAGGGAGCGACTGTGCCCCGATTATCCAGATCGAATCGTCGACCATGCGGCTGCGGCCAAGTTCGCCAAGGATGCGATTTATGCGCTACGCCGCAAGCCCGAAGCGCGCGCCGAGGCCAAAGCGGTGGTCCAGAAACATGGCAGCCGCAAACGCACCGCCGACCGCAAGCGTGCGGGTGTGAAGGCCGACCAGTTGAAACTGGCGCTCTGA